One genomic region from Magnetofaba australis IT-1 encodes:
- a CDS encoding DUF4962 domain-containing protein yields the protein MRRTLLLLFVALWVCHVAAPARAAEALRVTAESVRPGDGMTAQAGDAACPIRIRGQQSDGKELATLWRAVELQPGAHYRLQGWVKLNAYDDRRFPPRLALSARNAAGKSLKNYDTETYDMADWPGWSRLLVDFQADPAAQSGKLLLKHKKKLPIAADICLKEITLQRFDAPPPPLRLSLDVSEAVKQRLGGPRPRLFVTAQRVQALRKSLDTVPFDRFWRTVQARAHKEGSAAPPASATRYDSDAIRGLGEGLPYLALAYLMRGQDNDLAMARRWMDALASYPDWADNSDIGAALLLMDMSIAYDWLHDQWSPAERERYRAKIALQAERLYKVLINHEMWWSNDYLQNHNYTSVMGLGLAGYALYGEDPNAASWLAAAERNFTRVLRVLSPDGASHEGINYWGFGIESLLRYHLGVAPAMGLERVKSNPYMQHAAKYRLHAALPGYRDNVDYADAPRFEWHGPGYILRALARIYQDGVAQWLADSIEAARARDPAPGSDGAGLSWEDLLWYDPAVGAVEPDGLPTNALFDNLGLMMARDGWGDDAAWVFFKGGSPGGDHARKHGMYPGSHIHPDAGQVMLWADGRWLLNDDGYVLLKRAANHNVITINGVGQLGEGEKWFDWKAARNGDAHARIIRAESLGQGYLTEAELAGAYPARAGLASWRRTVRFEPEQHSMQVEDAITLSRAGTIRYLMHMDRAAAQAGEMTYCLSSNARATLEAKPALARTHFDGYAIAPKERKREDNGNYRGMRLSAESERVEKQHFVWRVTWGEPCQAAAAESPPEPEDASPALRRVGGASTDGSGDLRDVSAESGAAIRSRVRSRMEGVRAEREHKRAPRARRTRQGYSLFPSVNP from the coding sequence ATGAGACGAACCCTCCTCCTGCTGTTTGTTGCGCTTTGGGTTTGCCATGTCGCCGCCCCGGCGCGCGCCGCCGAGGCGCTGCGCGTGACGGCGGAGTCGGTGCGGCCCGGCGACGGCATGACGGCGCAGGCGGGGGATGCGGCCTGCCCCATCCGCATTCGCGGCCAGCAGAGCGACGGCAAGGAGCTGGCCACGCTGTGGCGCGCGGTCGAGTTGCAGCCGGGGGCCCACTATCGGTTGCAGGGGTGGGTCAAGCTCAACGCCTATGATGATCGGCGCTTTCCCCCCCGCTTGGCGCTCTCTGCGCGCAACGCTGCGGGCAAATCTCTGAAGAACTACGACACCGAGACCTACGACATGGCCGATTGGCCGGGTTGGAGTCGCTTGCTTGTGGATTTCCAGGCCGACCCGGCGGCGCAGTCGGGCAAGCTGCTGCTCAAGCACAAGAAGAAGCTCCCCATCGCCGCCGACATCTGCCTCAAGGAGATCACCCTGCAGCGCTTTGACGCGCCGCCGCCGCCGTTGCGTCTGTCTCTGGATGTGAGCGAGGCGGTCAAGCAGCGTTTGGGCGGGCCGCGTCCGCGTCTGTTCGTCACCGCCCAGAGGGTGCAGGCGTTGCGAAAGAGTCTGGATACGGTCCCGTTCGACCGCTTCTGGCGCACGGTGCAGGCGCGCGCCCACAAAGAGGGCTCCGCCGCGCCGCCCGCCAGCGCCACCCGCTATGACAGCGACGCCATTCGCGGTTTGGGCGAAGGGCTGCCCTATCTGGCGCTGGCCTATCTGATGCGCGGCCAGGACAACGATCTGGCCATGGCGCGGCGCTGGATGGACGCCCTGGCCAGCTATCCGGATTGGGCCGATAACAGCGATATCGGCGCGGCCTTGCTGTTGATGGATATGTCTATCGCCTACGACTGGCTGCATGACCAGTGGAGCCCCGCCGAGCGCGAACGCTATCGGGCGAAGATCGCGCTGCAGGCCGAGCGTCTGTATAAAGTTCTGATCAACCATGAGATGTGGTGGAGCAACGACTACCTGCAAAACCACAACTACACCAGCGTCATGGGCTTGGGGCTGGCGGGATACGCGCTGTATGGCGAGGATCCCAACGCCGCCTCCTGGCTGGCGGCGGCGGAGCGCAATTTCACCCGCGTGCTGCGCGTGCTCTCCCCCGACGGCGCCTCCCATGAGGGGATCAACTACTGGGGCTTCGGCATCGAATCGCTGTTGCGCTACCATCTGGGGGTGGCCCCGGCCATGGGGCTGGAGCGGGTGAAGAGTAACCCCTACATGCAGCACGCCGCCAAATATCGCCTGCATGCCGCCCTGCCGGGGTATCGCGACAATGTGGACTATGCCGACGCGCCGCGATTTGAGTGGCATGGCCCCGGCTATATTCTGCGCGCGCTGGCGAGGATCTATCAGGACGGCGTGGCGCAGTGGTTGGCCGACAGCATTGAGGCGGCGCGGGCGCGTGATCCGGCGCCCGGCTCCGACGGCGCGGGCCTCTCCTGGGAGGATTTGCTCTGGTACGACCCCGCCGTGGGCGCGGTTGAGCCGGATGGTCTGCCCACCAATGCGCTGTTTGACAATCTGGGGCTGATGATGGCCCGCGATGGCTGGGGCGATGACGCCGCCTGGGTCTTCTTCAAAGGCGGATCGCCCGGCGGCGATCACGCGCGCAAACACGGCATGTACCCCGGCTCCCACATCCATCCCGACGCCGGGCAGGTGATGCTGTGGGCCGATGGCCGCTGGCTGCTCAACGATGATGGCTATGTGCTGCTCAAGCGCGCCGCCAACCACAACGTCATCACCATCAACGGCGTGGGGCAGCTTGGTGAAGGCGAGAAGTGGTTCGACTGGAAGGCGGCGCGTAACGGCGACGCCCATGCGCGGATCATCCGCGCGGAGTCGTTGGGGCAGGGCTATTTGACCGAAGCGGAGTTGGCCGGCGCCTACCCGGCCCGCGCCGGGCTCGCCTCTTGGCGGCGCACGGTGCGCTTTGAGCCCGAACAGCACAGCATGCAGGTGGAGGACGCCATCACCCTGAGCCGCGCCGGGACGATTCGCTATCTGATGCACATGGACCGCGCCGCCGCCCAGGCGGGCGAGATGACCTACTGCTTGAGCTCCAATGCGCGCGCCACGCTGGAGGCGAAGCCCGCACTGGCGCGGACCCATTTTGACGGCTACGCCATCGCCCCCAAGGAGCGCAAGCGCGAGGATAATGGCAATTATCGCGGCATGCGTCTGAGCGCCGAGAGCGAGCGGGTGGAGAAGCAGCATTTTGTGTGGCGGGTGACCTGGGGCGAACCGTGTCAGGCCGCAGCGGCGGAGTCGCCGCCCGAGCCCGAGGACGCCTCGCCCGCGCTGCGTCGCGTCGGCGGGGCTTCCACCGACGGCTCAGGCGACCTGCGCGATGTGAGCGCCGAGAGCGGCGCGGCGATTCGCTCCCGGGTGCGATCACGGATGGAGGGCGTGCGCGCGGAGCGCGAACATAAGCGCGCCCCACGCGCACGGCGCACGCGCCAGGGCTACAGCCTTTTCCCCTCGGTCAACCCGTAA
- a CDS encoding lipopolysaccharide biosynthesis protein, producing the protein MGANASAAPAPTAGPSRTKKAGLTMLTRLLTQLVGIIISFAITPALVAGLGAELYGAWQVIQRIMSHLAVGHFKPMSVLKLTLAHRQSDPDVAAKRRQVGASLMVWLAALPLVLGLGALALWFLERLIPVAPELRDGVFIAMSIAVFIVALTPLAGAPMGVLKGQNLEYRAMGAQPTVKLLAYGVIYALVVMGFGLPWVVAAYGGQIFVVGALCYWIARRHVSWLGVARPSREEFRGFFRLNLWSLLSAFIQQVFRGGDLILISMTLGPALVTVYTLTRAAMHRTIEPIIALFNAGLPGMGELVGAGDLQRAAQVRLEMVRALLFSAGVVGCVVLLLNEAFLAVWVGAKFYGGDLLTLLLVLTVTIGALTRVEEILIDSALQLKHKSLFQAGAGAAFIGGFLLLQPHLGLMAAPLCLLCAHGAVLLLYMWLNARTLGEPFGAFVRPQIAPLAMALTLLLLCRWALPEPAIAGWGGLFAYGVLLTPAFAVAAWFLVLRAEDRKRLKKRLGRLRK; encoded by the coding sequence ATGGGCGCCAACGCAAGCGCCGCCCCAGCGCCGACAGCGGGGCCCAGCCGCACCAAGAAAGCCGGTCTGACCATGCTCACGCGGTTGCTGACGCAACTGGTGGGCATCATCATCTCGTTCGCCATCACCCCGGCGCTGGTGGCGGGATTGGGCGCGGAGCTGTACGGCGCCTGGCAGGTGATTCAGCGCATCATGTCGCACCTGGCCGTGGGCCACTTCAAACCCATGAGCGTGCTCAAACTCACCCTGGCGCATCGCCAGAGCGACCCCGACGTCGCCGCCAAACGGCGTCAGGTGGGGGCCTCGCTGATGGTGTGGCTGGCGGCGTTGCCGCTGGTGCTGGGGTTGGGGGCGCTGGCGCTGTGGTTCCTTGAGCGCCTGATTCCCGTTGCGCCGGAACTGCGTGACGGCGTCTTCATCGCCATGTCCATCGCCGTGTTCATCGTCGCCCTCACGCCGTTGGCGGGAGCGCCCATGGGGGTGCTCAAGGGGCAGAATCTGGAGTACCGCGCCATGGGCGCGCAGCCCACGGTGAAGCTGCTGGCCTATGGCGTGATCTACGCTCTGGTGGTGATGGGCTTCGGCCTGCCGTGGGTGGTGGCCGCCTATGGCGGACAGATCTTCGTGGTGGGCGCGCTGTGCTACTGGATCGCCCGCCGCCACGTCTCCTGGCTGGGGGTGGCGCGCCCCTCGCGGGAGGAGTTTCGCGGCTTCTTCCGGCTCAATCTGTGGTCGCTGCTGTCGGCGTTCATCCAGCAGGTGTTTCGCGGCGGCGATCTGATTCTGATCAGCATGACCCTGGGGCCGGCGCTGGTGACGGTCTACACCCTCACGCGGGCGGCCATGCATCGCACCATCGAGCCGATCATTGCGCTGTTCAACGCCGGTCTGCCGGGCATGGGCGAGCTGGTGGGCGCGGGGGATCTGCAGCGGGCCGCGCAGGTGCGGCTGGAGATGGTGCGGGCGCTGCTCTTCTCCGCCGGGGTGGTGGGCTGCGTGGTGCTGCTGCTCAACGAGGCGTTCCTGGCGGTGTGGGTGGGGGCCAAATTCTACGGCGGCGATCTGCTCACCCTGCTGCTGGTGCTGACGGTGACCATCGGCGCGCTGACGCGGGTGGAGGAGATCCTCATCGACTCGGCGCTGCAACTGAAGCACAAGTCGCTGTTCCAGGCGGGCGCGGGGGCGGCGTTCATCGGCGGCTTCCTGCTGCTGCAGCCGCATCTGGGATTGATGGCCGCGCCCCTCTGTCTGCTTTGCGCCCATGGCGCAGTGCTGCTGCTCTACATGTGGTTGAATGCGCGCACGCTGGGGGAGCCGTTTGGGGCCTTTGTGCGGCCGCAGATCGCGCCGCTTGCCATGGCGCTGACGCTGCTGCTGCTGTGCCGTTGGGCGCTGCCGGAACCGGCCATCGCCGGGTGGGGCGGACTATTCGCTTACGGCGTCCTGCTCACCCCCGCCTTCGCCGTCGCCGCGTGGTTTCTGGTGCTGCGGGCTGAGGATCGCAAACGGCTGAAAAAACGCTTGGGGAGGCTCCGCAAATGA
- a CDS encoding O-antigen ligase family protein, whose product MSANSRTFTPPVLESPPSRLLFALLLLGVMMQFIPFPKLPVIHIAPINVTLGLGLMVFAFNIHRIFSIQNHVIMLLFYMVMFFLVYTFVTKFKDPTEGLELEYVRTVTLWLLFAVACRNLDDVHTLIKAICIGVFISALFGLLIHFLGDPWQGIRNWLLQDTSAVEEGISGKGMWISGLAGRHFSFGYLMAAAPILALTCYQARRKWIWFGVMAVMLPALFLNAERSSFLTAGIGMIYLLFRWKRAGVLAFLVMALVAGVVLEGSRDVENRRHQSLVGRFQDKGLSDTVDRLLWQLNGVETVFKNPFSGATNRRYEETVLGRHILVRDPSIKIPYAHNHYIVVGMLVGLVGWLFLAGVLYSLRRTIRQYVENAAGETRHAQLALGAVVSLIAVMCNGLFHNAGVFTSEPLTICLVGVVIAGAQMRGSAHPDPETQPAPEPETAPAPRRRRRRRRRA is encoded by the coding sequence ATGAGCGCAAATTCGCGCACTTTCACGCCGCCTGTGCTGGAGTCGCCGCCGTCGCGCCTGCTGTTTGCGTTGCTGCTGCTGGGGGTGATGATGCAGTTCATTCCCTTTCCCAAACTGCCGGTGATCCACATCGCCCCCATCAATGTGACCTTGGGGTTAGGGCTGATGGTGTTCGCGTTCAACATCCACCGCATCTTCAGCATCCAGAACCACGTCATCATGTTGCTGTTTTACATGGTGATGTTCTTTCTGGTTTACACCTTTGTGACCAAGTTCAAGGATCCAACCGAGGGGCTGGAGCTGGAGTATGTGCGCACGGTGACGTTGTGGCTGCTGTTTGCGGTGGCGTGTCGCAACCTCGACGATGTGCATACGCTGATCAAGGCGATCTGCATCGGCGTGTTTATCTCGGCGCTGTTTGGTCTGTTGATCCACTTTCTGGGCGACCCGTGGCAGGGCATTCGCAACTGGCTGCTGCAGGACACCAGCGCGGTGGAGGAGGGCATCAGCGGCAAGGGCATGTGGATCTCCGGTCTGGCCGGGCGCCACTTCTCGTTCGGTTATCTGATGGCCGCGGCGCCGATTCTGGCCCTCACCTGCTATCAGGCGCGGCGTAAGTGGATCTGGTTCGGGGTGATGGCGGTGATGCTGCCGGCGCTGTTTCTCAACGCCGAACGCTCCTCGTTCCTGACTGCGGGCATCGGCATGATCTACCTGCTGTTCCGCTGGAAGCGCGCGGGGGTGTTGGCCTTCCTGGTGATGGCGCTGGTGGCCGGGGTGGTGCTGGAGGGCTCGCGCGACGTGGAGAACCGGCGCCATCAGTCGCTGGTGGGACGCTTCCAGGACAAGGGGTTGTCCGACACCGTGGATCGCCTGTTGTGGCAGCTCAACGGTGTGGAGACGGTGTTCAAGAACCCGTTTAGCGGGGCCACCAACCGCCGCTATGAGGAGACCGTGTTGGGGCGGCACATTCTGGTGCGCGATCCGAGCATCAAGATCCCTTACGCGCACAACCACTACATTGTGGTGGGTATGCTGGTGGGGCTGGTGGGGTGGCTGTTTCTGGCGGGGGTGCTCTACAGTCTGCGGCGCACGATTCGACAGTATGTGGAGAACGCTGCGGGCGAGACGCGCCATGCGCAACTGGCGTTGGGCGCGGTGGTGTCGCTGATCGCGGTGATGTGCAACGGGTTGTTCCACAACGCTGGGGTGTTCACCAGCGAGCCGCTCACCATCTGCCTGGTGGGGGTGGTGATCGCTGGCGCGCAGATGCGCGGGTCGGCGCATCCCGATCCCGAGACACAGCCTGCGCCGGAGCCTGAAACGGCGCCCGCGCCCAGACGTCGGCGGCGGCGCAGGAGGAGGGCATGA
- a CDS encoding glycosyltransferase family 4 protein: MSKRMGYFIANGNGVHTWRRVGSLARELAIHQQLGARGWAETLFTYDSERDPGPLPLPPSARIITKWPLGWMRWKLRKLYYALIPFLYFFHGRRLQVLMTDQAGLGWPALWASKVWDARLLARCGYVYGAQAEQAGWSGPAHDKRITAERKVFTQCDAAVTPTPELKAWVVAHYGLPAARVHVIPNYVETERFAPDPAVERTPNSVLMVGRLHPNKRIEVVIRALAGSDYTLTLIGSGALKRELQALAAELGVTLNLIDRVPNEELPRYFQSHAVYVLMGLTEGHPKALIEAMASGAACIGAPTPGVGNILADGDNALVCEAEPEAVRSGLDRLFGDAALRARLGENGRRTVCERYALERVAAHYDRVLTALAERSPLEAE; encoded by the coding sequence ATGAGCAAACGCATGGGCTACTTCATCGCCAACGGCAACGGCGTGCATACTTGGCGGCGGGTGGGCTCGTTGGCGCGGGAGCTGGCGATTCACCAGCAGTTGGGCGCGCGCGGCTGGGCGGAGACCCTGTTTACCTACGATAGCGAGCGCGATCCCGGTCCGCTGCCGCTGCCGCCCTCAGCCCGCATCATCACCAAATGGCCGCTGGGGTGGATGCGCTGGAAACTGCGCAAACTCTATTACGCGCTGATTCCTTTTCTCTATTTCTTCCACGGGCGGCGCCTGCAGGTGTTGATGACCGACCAGGCGGGATTGGGCTGGCCCGCGCTGTGGGCGTCGAAAGTGTGGGACGCGCGGCTGTTGGCGCGTTGCGGCTATGTGTATGGCGCTCAGGCCGAACAGGCGGGCTGGAGCGGTCCGGCCCACGATAAGCGCATTACGGCGGAGCGGAAGGTGTTCACCCAGTGCGATGCGGCGGTGACGCCGACGCCGGAACTCAAAGCGTGGGTGGTGGCCCACTACGGTCTGCCCGCCGCGCGGGTGCATGTGATCCCCAACTATGTGGAGACCGAGCGTTTCGCCCCCGACCCTGCCGTCGAACGCACGCCAAACAGCGTATTGATGGTGGGGCGGCTGCACCCCAACAAGCGCATCGAGGTGGTGATTCGCGCCCTGGCGGGGTCGGATTACACGCTGACGCTGATCGGCTCCGGGGCGTTGAAACGGGAGCTACAAGCGCTGGCGGCGGAGTTGGGGGTGACGCTGAACCTCATCGACCGCGTGCCCAACGAAGAGCTGCCGCGCTACTTCCAGAGCCATGCGGTCTACGTGTTGATGGGGCTCACCGAGGGGCACCCCAAGGCGTTGATCGAGGCCATGGCCAGCGGCGCGGCGTGCATCGGCGCGCCCACCCCGGGGGTGGGCAACATCCTGGCCGACGGCGACAACGCCCTGGTGTGTGAGGCCGAGCCCGAGGCTGTGCGCAGCGGATTGGATCGACTGTTTGGCGATGCGGCGCTGCGCGCGCGCCTGGGCGAGAACGGGCGTCGCACGGTGTGTGAGCGCTACGCCCTGGAGCGCGTTGCGGCGCACTATGATCGGGTGTTGACCGCCTTGGCCGAGCGCTCGCCGCTGGAGGCCGAATGA
- a CDS encoding glycosyltransferase family 2 protein, translated as MSVPALSVLMPAYNAAATLEAAVASILTQSFGDFELLVVNDGSSDDTGALLDELARRDGRIRVIHQHNQGVVRSLNTLLEQARAPLLARMDADDQCDSERFAKQIAYLQAHPQTGMVATGVLEIAPNGLPFRSVCHPDDPALLASMLAAGRNPVAHGSVMLRRSVLAQLEEPRYRLAAASEDRDLWARLAAISAVGMLCEPLYLLRRGGGSVSFRAAQVRERYLGEVGETEEQIQRIEADLSAAITDADPTAGAQGYDLYLNGKAFYAHGRYGEARACFSALLGDPRWRKRGAAFLALAWLGPLGRGALRGYQRLFSAKARLGCPGLGY; from the coding sequence ATGAGCGTCCCGGCCCTCTCGGTGCTGATGCCCGCCTATAACGCCGCCGCCACCCTGGAGGCGGCGGTGGCGTCGATTCTGACGCAGAGCTTCGGCGACTTTGAGCTGCTCGTGGTCAACGACGGCTCCAGCGACGACACCGGAGCGTTGCTGGATGAACTGGCGCGACGCGATGGGCGCATTCGCGTCATCCATCAGCACAATCAGGGGGTGGTGCGCTCCCTCAACACCCTGTTGGAGCAGGCGCGCGCGCCGCTGCTGGCGCGCATGGACGCCGACGACCAGTGCGACTCTGAACGCTTCGCCAAGCAGATCGCCTATCTGCAGGCTCATCCTCAGACCGGCATGGTGGCCACCGGGGTGCTGGAGATCGCCCCCAATGGCCTGCCGTTCCGCTCGGTGTGCCATCCGGACGACCCGGCGCTTCTGGCCAGCATGCTGGCGGCGGGGCGCAATCCGGTGGCCCACGGTTCGGTGATGCTGCGTCGCAGCGTGTTGGCGCAACTGGAGGAGCCGCGCTATCGGCTGGCGGCGGCTTCGGAGGATCGCGATCTGTGGGCGCGGCTGGCCGCCATCAGCGCCGTGGGCATGCTCTGTGAGCCGCTCTATCTGTTGCGTCGCGGCGGCGGGTCGGTCTCCTTCCGCGCCGCCCAGGTGCGCGAACGCTATCTGGGCGAAGTGGGCGAGACGGAGGAGCAGATTCAACGCATCGAGGCGGATCTGAGCGCCGCCATCACCGACGCCGACCCCACCGCTGGCGCGCAGGGGTATGATCTCTATCTCAATGGCAAAGCATTCTACGCCCATGGCCGCTATGGCGAGGCGCGCGCCTGCTTCTCCGCCCTGCTGGGCGACCCTCGCTGGCGCAAACGCGGCGCGGCGTTTCTGGCGCTGGCGTGGCTGGGGCCGCTGGGGCGCGGCGCGTTGCGCGGCTATCAGCGGCTCTTCTCCGCCAAGGCGCGGCTGGGCTGCCCCGGCCTGGGCTATTAG
- a CDS encoding glycosyltransferase family 4 protein, with translation MSEDHSTAKPSVLFLLNTLTMGGSERKHVLLANWLHARGWRVEIAYLKAPHTLKELLDPAIPLHFLDRRGKWDPRVVRALSKRLREGAIETLWAVQHYPIVYAFPAARLTGRRLYCSLNKTFFRRRRDELKMALYAPLFRRADRLLFGCEAQMRFWMQRYALPSERCGFIHNGVDAARFDRAPLLAERERLRAQWGVGDDEVLLGAAATFRPVKRLEEFLEAGRRLMERGAPLKLALVGDGPEADKYHAFVRDNGLAERVILPGRMMDVRPALAAFDGFVLSSIAETFSNAALEAMAMGLPVVISDAGGAPEMVFDGDNGYRYPPGDAAALSDAMARLLDAEHRHKLGQNARATVLQRFTFERMARQVASVLESGHE, from the coding sequence GTGAGTGAAGATCATTCCACCGCCAAGCCGTCGGTGCTGTTTCTGCTCAACACCCTGACCATGGGCGGCTCCGAGCGCAAACACGTGCTGCTGGCCAACTGGCTGCACGCGCGCGGTTGGCGGGTGGAGATCGCCTATCTGAAGGCGCCGCATACGCTCAAGGAGCTGCTGGATCCGGCCATTCCGCTGCACTTTCTGGATCGGCGCGGCAAGTGGGATCCGCGCGTGGTGCGGGCGTTGAGCAAGCGTCTGCGCGAAGGGGCGATCGAGACCCTGTGGGCGGTGCAGCACTACCCCATCGTCTACGCCTTTCCCGCCGCGCGTCTGACCGGGCGGCGGCTCTACTGCTCGCTCAACAAAACCTTCTTCCGTCGCCGCCGAGATGAGCTGAAGATGGCGCTGTATGCGCCGCTGTTCCGCCGCGCCGACCGTCTGCTGTTCGGCTGTGAAGCGCAGATGCGCTTCTGGATGCAGCGTTATGCGCTGCCCAGCGAGCGCTGCGGCTTCATTCACAACGGCGTCGATGCGGCGCGCTTTGATCGCGCGCCGCTGCTGGCCGAACGCGAGCGGCTGCGCGCCCAGTGGGGCGTGGGCGATGATGAGGTGCTGTTGGGCGCGGCGGCGACGTTTCGCCCGGTCAAGCGGTTGGAGGAGTTCCTGGAGGCGGGGCGGCGTTTGATGGAGCGCGGCGCGCCGCTCAAACTGGCGCTGGTGGGCGACGGGCCGGAGGCGGACAAATACCACGCCTTTGTGCGCGATAACGGTCTTGCCGAACGGGTGATTCTGCCTGGACGCATGATGGACGTGCGGCCCGCCTTGGCGGCGTTTGACGGCTTCGTGCTCAGCTCCATCGCCGAGACCTTCTCCAACGCCGCGTTGGAGGCGATGGCCATGGGGCTGCCGGTGGTGATCAGCGATGCGGGCGGCGCGCCGGAGATGGTGTTTGACGGCGACAACGGCTACCGCTACCCCCCCGGCGACGCGGCGGCCTTGAGCGACGCCATGGCGCGGCTGCTGGACGCCGAACACCGGCATAAGCTGGGGCAAAACGCCCGCGCCACTGTGTTGCAACGCTTCACCTTTGAGCGCATGGCGCGGCAGGTCGCCAGCGTATTGGAGAGCGGCCATGAGTAA